CTGGACGGGCCAAGCTACCCCGCGGTGCTGTCGCGATCGTTGGAGCTCACACGCTCGAACGTATCGAACCACCTGACCTGCCTGCGCGACTGCGGAATCGTGGTCGCCGAACCCGAGGGCCGGCAAACCCGCTACGAGATCGCGGACCCGCACCTCGCGGCCGCACTCACCGCGCTCGTCGACGTCACCCTTGCCGTGGATCAGGACGCTACGTGCGTCGACGCTTCATGCACGGTTCCAGGCTGCTGCGGGATCGGCGGAGACGCGTGAGCGCGCCGCTGACCGCCGAGCGGCGGGCACGACTCCACCGCCGGGTGCGGTTCATCGTCGCATTCACGATCACCTACAACGTGATCGAGGCCATCGTGGCCGTGTGGGCCGGCGTCGCGGCATCCTCGGCCGCACTCATCGGGTTTGGCCTGGATTCGGTGGTCGAGGTCCTCTCCGCGGCCCTGATCGCCTGGCAGTTCACTCGCAAGCACCCGGAGCGCTGGGAGAAGGTGACAGTCCGGGCGATCGGCCTGGCGTTCTTCGCCCTCGCCGCATACGTGATCACCGATGCGGTGCTCAGCCTGTTCTCGATGGAGGGGCCTGAGCACAGCCCCTTCGGCCTAGCGATTACGGCGCTCAGCCTGCTCATCATGCCGCTGCTGGCCTGGTTCGAGATCCGCACCGGCCGCGAGCTCGACTCAAAGAGCGTGCTGGCCGACGCGAAGCAGCTCATCCTCTGCAT
The Protaetiibacter sp. SSC-01 genome window above contains:
- a CDS encoding helix-turn-helix transcriptional regulator — its product is MLTLASRLDVMNRLGRAMADPTRSRILMTLLDGPSYPAVLSRSLELTRSNVSNHLTCLRDCGIVVAEPEGRQTRYEIADPHLAAALTALVDVTLAVDQDATCVDASCTVPGCCGIGGDA
- a CDS encoding cation diffusion facilitator family transporter yields the protein MSAPLTAERRARLHRRVRFIVAFTITYNVIEAIVAVWAGVAASSAALIGFGLDSVVEVLSAALIAWQFTRKHPERWEKVTVRAIGLAFFALAAYVITDAVLSLFSMEGPEHSPFGLAITALSLLIMPLLAWFEIRTGRELDSKSVLADAKQLILCIYLSGTVFVGLVLNSMFGWWWADSVAALVVAILAIREGIEAWRGDVESPFEVLEDLGVDDED